One segment of Triticum aestivum cultivar Chinese Spring chromosome 2A, IWGSC CS RefSeq v2.1, whole genome shotgun sequence DNA contains the following:
- the LOC123185481 gene encoding WAT1-related protein At1g68170: MGIGVGGGALEAARPVAAMVVVEFIFSALQIFIKLALDDGMDVRVLVAYRLMFGAAFLCPLAFLIERKKRPPLTVKVVTGLFLCGLFGITINQNLLVLAIKLTNSTTIVTALSNLTPQSTFIVAILTRMETLKLRKPSGQAKLGGTLVGLGGAMLLTFYKGPEMLFLRRMAHTGLSHATGDRQLRPQPAAGPRILGSFLAITSCFSYAIWLTIQAKVGQVYPCHYSIAALVCLFGAVQSTLLALCIHRDADHWRLGLNIRLYSSAYAGIVASGSAFPLMSWCLRKKGPLYVAMFGPLIIIFVAVMSCIVLDEALHIGIVLGAVLIVAGLYMVLWGKAREEDEQEADAPKLVGQDDELGKGPLPHTNGEA; encoded by the exons ATGGGGATCGGTGTCGGAGGCGGCGCGCTGGAGGCCGCGAGGCCGGTGGCGGCCATGGTGGTGGTGGAGTTCATCTTCTCGGCCCTGCAGATCTTCATCAAGCTGGCGCTGGACGACGGCATGGACGTCCGCGTCCTCGTCGCCTACAGGCTCATGTTCGGCGCCGCCTTCCTCTGTCCCCTCGCCTTCCTCATCGAGAG GAAGAAACGGCCACCACTAACCGTCAAGGTTGTCACAGGGTTATTCTTGTGTGGACTTTTCGG AATCACCATCAACCAGAACCTGCTGGTGCTTGCCATCAAGCTCACGAATTCGACCACCATCGTCACGGCTCTCAGTAACCTCACCCCTCAATCTACCTTCATCGTCGCAATCTTGACCAG GATGGAGACTCTGAAGCTCAGAAAGCCCAGCGGCCAAGCGAAGCTGGGGGGCACCCTGGTCGGGCTGGGCGGCGCGATGCTGCTCACGTTCTACAAGGGCCCGGAGATGCTGTTCCTCCGCCGCATGGCGCACACCGGGCTCAGCCATGCCACCGGCGACCGCCAGCTCCGGCCGCAGCCGGCCGCCGGCCCTCGGATCCTCGGCTCCTTCCTCGCCatcaccagctgcttcagctacgCGATCTGGCTCACCATCCAGGCCAAGGTCGGCCAGGTCTACCCGTGCCACTACTCGATCGCCGCGCTGGTGTGCCTCTTCGGCGCGGTCCAGTCCACGCTACTCGCGCTCTGCATCCACAGGGACGCGGACCACTGGAGGCTCGGGCTCAACATCAGGCTCTACTCGTCGGCGTACGCG GGTATCGTGGCGTCCGGGTCCGCCTTCCCGCTCATGTCGTGGTGCCTGCGGAAGAAAGGGCCCCTCTACGTCGCCATGTTCGGACCTCTCATCATCATCTTCGTCGCGGTCATGAGCTGCATCGTCCTTGACGAGGCCCTGCACATCGGAAT CGTGCTTGGTGCCGTGCTGATCGTGGCGGGGCTGTACATGGTGCTGTGGGGCAAGGCCAGAGAGGAAGATGAACAAGAAGCCGATGCGCCGAAACTTGTTGGTCAAGACGACGAGCTGGGCAAGGGGCCCCTTCCACATACTAACGGTGAAGCATAA